The following DNA comes from Caretta caretta isolate rCarCar2 chromosome 10, rCarCar1.hap1, whole genome shotgun sequence.
ttaggacggaagaacccaatgcacagctacagactagggaccgaatggctaggcagcagttctgcggaaaaggacctaggggtgacagtggacgagaagctggatatgagccagcagtgtgcccttgttgccaagaaggccaatggcattttgggatgtataagtaggggcatagcgagcagatcgagggacgtgatcgttcccctctattcgacattggtgaggcctcatctggagtactgtgtccagttttgggccccacacttcaagaaggatgtggataaattggagagagtccagcgaagggcaacaaaaatgattaggggtctggaacacatgagttatgaggagaggctgagggagctgggattgtttagcctgcagaagagaagaatgaggggggatttgatagctgctttcaactacctgaaagggggttccaaagaggatggctctagactgttctcaatggtatcagatgacagaacgaggagtaatggtctcaagctgcagtgggggaggtttagattggatattaggaaaaactttttcactaagagggtggtgaaacactggaatgcgttacctagggaggtggtagaatctccttccttagaggtttttaaggtcaggcttgacaaagccctggctgggatgatttaactgggaattggtcctgctttgagcagggggttggactagatgaccttctggggtcccttccaatccttatattctatgattctatgttcctatccctgcagcccttccatttCCGGGTACAGTGTAGGGCTGGAAGCCAATACGGCAATACTGATGGCCTATCATGACAGCACTGCCTCTCGTCTGaagtagcccaaccccatggttgagcaaaggggggggggggggggggatacgtgatacagcatggccagagggcaacaggagagtgttagaagggagccttattccctgtaaagggaagaaagtttgctataaattaattaaagcacctgaagccagtcacatgataaaaactccgtgcttcaatcagacaagaggaggagttgaagcagagtggattggtgttggagcagagagcagtttggagggaagcagaggagagtttggagaagtgctacggtgggctaagaagaccaagacgcTAGGTAAAGGGACAACTgatttgtgcagagggagggcaggaagccccgcaagctgaagggcaggagagggaagtagaccaggggaaggaactgctagttctagtggtttactgctatccctagggcccctgggctggaacccggagtaggggatgggcccgggtccctccctttccactcccctcctctaggacactagtggggcagttaataccccagttcaggggcaagaaacggtgccctgaaccccccccccccaagaagagagagcgcgagacccatcatagtagtgctggcaatttgctaCAGTATTTTGCCCACAATCCCTTGCTGGTACCAAAATACAATAGCATTCTGCATTCACATGGGTTGGGTGTCCCTTATAGAAGTGAATTGTTCTAATGTGGCACCAACATGGTAAGAAATCAGAGaagtaaaagaaacacaaatCTTCCTCTTCTCTCTAGCCATGAAACCTGGGAAAGTGCAAATACAGCAAGGGAAGGCGCCTGCTTCAGGGAGCATGGTGTATAGGAAGCGATCTGGACAGACCTCTGAGACAGCAACAAACTGGTTCACACCATCTGATAATAGCTTCCAATTCAGCTTTGCACTTCCTGAGATGGATCCACAAGCAACCAATGGAACTTTGGAAGAGGCCCAGGGGGTAGGTGGCTCTGAACAGAGGCCCATCAGTGTAAGTTCACTCAAATCTTCTAGTTCTGGGGAAGTGTTGAACTTTTCCACCACTGGACAAGAGCCCAAGTTTGCTTTCAATTTTGTCATCCCAGATAAAGATGGCCCCATGATGCCGTCTGTTGTTACAGGCCAAAGAGCGGAGAGTGTAGCAGAAAATGTGACATCACATGGCTTAGCATCTGCAGGACCAATGAAGCATTCAACCCTGTTGGAGGCTAATATGCCTGAGGTTGTGGGCTGTGTGGGTGGAGGATTAGGGAGAGAGGCTCTCTTTTTTGAGACCCCAAAACCAGAGATTGCTTCTGTAGATGAGGTGAAGGCAGGGaagacagcagcagctggagcgcccaagaagaagaagaagaaaaagaaaccatCAAATAGTAAGAAGGAGATGGCAGAAGCTGAGGTCAGCAAGAAGGTGAAGGTGGGAGCCAGTGGGTGTGAAGACACAGATTTGTCCGTCCAGGACAAGACCATGCAGGTATGTGAATTATTTTCTGGCTAATAAACATAACCTCACTGTTAAGGCTCCATAGTTTCGTTGGAAGGGAAAGTTAATGTATGTGTGGGGTTTCTAAATCTGTGTGGTGGCACAGGCTGGAAACGAATAGCCATTTATTGCTGCTTATCCCATTAGGGTTTCACTGTGACCAGAAACCTAACAAGTGGGGGTGGACTAGGTGGCTCAAGTTGATGTTACTTTTCCCTTCCCTAGAACCATGTCTGAGAGTCTGCAAGTGCTTTGCAGACATGTAATGATTTAGACCTTGTAGCATCCCTGGCTGGTAGGTGGTATCCTCATTGTGCAAATGGTGAAATTGAGATACAGAGAGGTTAGCTGACTTGGCCAAGATCAAGATTgtcacagagccaggaacagagcccagaaGACCTCCTGCGTCCCAGTCCTTGTCTCTAGATTTATAATGACACGGAAAGAGGTTGAAGGCACCAACTGCTCTGAGTCCTGTTTTTAAGAGATCATTAAAGTACACCTTACCATCTGCTAATGCTGCACTGAAGTCTGTAGTTTCTgttatgtttttctttaaaatgtcagtgAATTTAGGCCTCATGAATGGTCCCAGATCAGCAAGGCTGGAATGTGAAGGCTGCAACACAGGAAACAGCTGTGAGAGGTTCCTCCATCACCCAACTGctgtgcctcaaccctgaccttGAGAGCCCCCCtccaagagtgtgtgtgtgaggtgggagggttcAATCTCTGGCCATTCTGTTACTGGCCTCTCTATTGAGACAGACAACTGCAGTGGTTTATGCGATATGGACAGCTGTccattaggaactggactgagacgcACAGACACACCTCAGAAGATGAATCTCAGCAACTACTGCCCTAGACCAGACCAGCCTGGGGTGAAAAGCCCCACAGCCCTTTACCTGACTCCTGAGGTATCCATCCCTCAGGTGGGCACTGTATATAAGGCACCAGTGGGTAGCTTTCCTAGGTAACCATGAATTAAATCCAGTCTGTTGGGTATGCTGGAtaacacttaggctatgtctacagtacgaaattaggtcgaatttatagaagtcagttttgtagaaag
Coding sequences within:
- the C10H8orf33 gene encoding UPF0488 protein C8orf33 homolog isoform X3 produces the protein MEEAPQGTFQDELEWCILQLETGLLHLNPTPKQAEETRHVLKILRSRKAAFVKKRQVMNHVFGDYRLKMAEEQKRTEKAAMKPGKVQIQQGKAPASGSMVYRKRSGQTSETATNWFTPSDNSFQFSFALPEMDPQATNGTLEEAQGVGGSEQRPISVSSLKSSSSGEVLNFSTTGQEPKFAFNFVIPDKDGPMMPSVVTGQRAESVAENVTSHGLASAGPMKHSTLLEANMPEVVGCVGGGLGREALFFETPKPEIASVDEVKAGKTAAAGAPKKKKKKKKPSNSKKEMAEAEVSKKVKVGASGCEDTDLSVQDKTMQRIRHSTGNMEPAQITAAIMSTINTACIIQQDMQNHNMQEKRNQARRRRLQRGDESDEDMDIDFSQSTGPCNVHIMVTIGQVHGMERQFWARETSTDR
- the C10H8orf33 gene encoding UPF0488 protein C8orf33 homolog isoform X5, giving the protein MEEAPQGTFQDELEWCILQLETGLLHLNPTPKQAEETRHVLKILRSRKAAFVKKRQVMNHVFGDYRLKMAEEQKRTEKAAMKPGKVQIQQGKAPASGSMVYRKRSGQTSETATNWFTPSDNSFQFSFALPEMDPQATNGTLEEAQGVGGSEQRPISVSSLKSSSSGEVLNFSTTGQEPKFAFNFVIPDKDGPMMPSVVTGQRAESVAENVTSHGLASAGPMKHSTLLEANMPEVVGCVGGGLGREALFFETPKPEIASVDEVKAGKTAAAGAPKKKKKKKKPSNSKKEMAEAEVSKKVKVGASGCEDTDLSVQDKTMQDMQNHNMQEKRNQARRRRLQRGDESDEDMDIDFSQSTGPCNVHIMVTIGQVHGMERQFWARETSTDR
- the C10H8orf33 gene encoding UPF0488 protein C8orf33 homolog isoform X4 — translated: MEEAPQGTFQDELEWCILQLETGLLHLNPTPKQAEETRHVLKILRSRKAAFVKKRQVMNHVFGDYRLKMAEEQKRTEKAAMKPGKVQIQQGKAPASGSMVYRKRSGQTSETATNWFTPSDNSFQFSFALPEMDPQATNGTLEEAQGVGGSEQRPISVSSLKSSSSGEVLNFSTTGQEPKFAFNFVIPDKDGPMMPSVVTGQRAESVAENVTSHGLASAGPMKHSTLLEANMPEVVGCVGGGLGREALFFETPKPEIASVDEVKAGKTAAAGAPKKKKKKKKPSNSKKEMAEAEVSKKVKVGASGCEDTDLSVQDKTMQQSVKQLWKEVDWCVEQLELGLKTQKSTPKQGLSKAPIFLVSKCRDGRSVGCLLVPVLACLGAYFKEA
- the C10H8orf33 gene encoding UPF0488 protein C8orf33 homolog isoform X1; amino-acid sequence: MEEAPQGTFQDELEWCILQLETGLLHLNPTPKQAEETRHVLKILRSRKAAFVKKRQVMNHVFGDYRLKMAEEQKRTEKAAMKPGKVQIQQGKAPASGSMVYRKRSGQTSETATNWFTPSDNSFQFSFALPEMDPQATNGTLEEAQGVGGSEQRPISVSSLKSSSSGEVLNFSTTGQEPKFAFNFVIPDKDGPMMPSVVTGQRAESVAENVTSHGLASAGPMKHSTLLEANMPEVVGCVGGGLGREALFFETPKPEIASVDEVKAGKTAAAGAPKKKKKKKKPSNSKKEMAEAEVSKKVKVGASGCEDTDLSVQDKTMQQSVKQLWKEVDWCVEQLELGLKTQKSTPKQAEEALHAIKTLRSDKAVLAKKCQVMRAMFGDYKKKMEEERQKQLKLMQAAAKSAQVVEVRENARRKSSQVFRKRSEASRKSPSSAGSPFHPPSHSESPQVSGTNLFMFPTSQEEFRFNFF
- the C10H8orf33 gene encoding UPF0488 protein C8orf33 homolog isoform X2 gives rise to the protein MEEAPQGTFQDELEWCILQLETGLLHLNPTPKQAEETRHVLKILRSRKAAFVKKRQVMNHVFGDYRLKMAEEQKRTEKAAMKPGKVQIQQGKAPASGSMVYRKRSGQTSETATNWFTPSDNSFQFSFALPEMDPQATNGTLEEAQGVGGSEQRPISVSSLKSSSSGEVLNFSTTGQEPKFAFNFVIPDKDGPMMPSVVTGQRAESVAENVTSHGLASAGPMKHSTLLEANMPEVVGCVGGGLGREALFFETPKPEIASVDEVKAGKTAAAGAPKKKKKKKKPSNSKKEMAEAEVSKKVKVGASGCEDTDLSVQDKTMQQSVKQLWKEVDWCVEQLELGLKTQKSTPKQAEEALHAIKTLRSDKAVLAKKCQVMRAMFGDYKKKMEEERQKQLKLMQAAAKSAQVVEVRENARRKSSQVFRKRSEASRKSPSSAGSPFHPPSHSESPQ